One Megalops cyprinoides isolate fMegCyp1 chromosome 23, fMegCyp1.pri, whole genome shotgun sequence genomic region harbors:
- the LOC118770463 gene encoding arylsulfatase A-like yields the protein MEYHCTLVFVLATLLPHNCVTLDSQLPNFVLLFADDLGFGDLGCYGHPSSATPNLDKLASNGLRFTDFYCSSPVCSPSRAALLTGRYQTRSGIYPGVFYPGSRGGLPLNETTIAEVLKPLGYATAIIGKWHLGVGPDRMYLPTNQGFDHYLGIPYSHDQGPCQNLTCFPPDVKCFGTCDQGLVTIPLFANDTIKQQPVSLPDVEKSYSDFATQFIMTNTMRKQPFFLYYPSHHTHHPQFAGKGTTGKSRRGAFGDSLMEFDGTVGNIIQALMDSGVHNNTFVFFTSDNGPSLMRMSRGGNAGPLKCGKGTTYEGGMRVPAIAYWPGRIKSGVTHALTSTLDLLPTIARLSGAKLPRVQLDGFDMSDILFRHGPSKREAMFYYPTDPSEKYGLFAVRVGRYKAHYYTQGSILSDTTPDQDCHETAHLERHDPPLLFDLEADPSENYNLATPDHPEYKAVLQLIQDVKTDFEGGMVFGEAQVGKGTDPALEPCCTPQCTPKPTCCSCS from the exons ATGGAATATCACTGTACACTTGTTTTTGTCCTGGCGACTCTGCTCCCTCACAACTGTGTAACGTTAGACTCCCAGCTACCAAATTTCGTCCTCCTGTTCGCCGATGACTTGGGATTTGGCGACTTAGGCTGCTACGGGCATCCGAGTTCAGCAACTCCCAACCTGGACAAGCTTGCCTCCAATGGGCTGCGGTTCACCGACTTCTATTGTTCCAGTCCCGTGTGTAGTCCATCCAG AGCGGCGTTGTTGACTGGACGCTACCAGACCCGCTCTGGAATATACCCAGGTGTGTTCTATCCAGGCTCCAGGGGAGGGCTCCCTCTGAATGAAACCACCATAGCAGAGGTCCTGAAACCTCTGGGCTACGCTACAGCCATCATTGGCAAATGGCACCTTGGTGTGGGGCCAGACAGGATGTACCTCCCAACCAATCAGGGCTTTGATCACTATCTCGGCATACCCTACTCCCATGACCAG GGTCCTTGTCAAAACCTGACCTGCTTTCCTCCTGATGTCAAGTGTTTTGGGACGTGTGACCAGGGCTTGGTGACAATTCCTCTGTTTGCCAATGACACAATCAAGCAGCAGCCTGTTAGCTTACCAGATGTGGAGAAGTCTTACAGCGACTTTGCCACCCAGTTCATCATGACAAACACCATGAGAAAGCAGCCCTTCTTCCTATACTACCCATCACAT CACACCCACCATCCCCAGTTTGCAGGGAAGGGGACGACGGGGAAGTCCCGCAGGGGGGCGTTTGGTGACTCCCTGATGGAGTTTGATGGCACAGTGGGGAACATCATTCAGGCCCTGATGGACAGCGGGGTGCACAACAACACCTTTGTGTTCTTCACCTCGGACAACGG gCCATCATTGATGCGCATGTCCCGTGGGGGGAACGCAGGGCCCCTTAAGTGTGGGAAGGGCACGACGTACGAGGGGGGTATGAGGGTGCCTGCAATCGCGTACTGGCCCGGGAGAATCAAATCAG GtgtcacacatgcacttacCAGCACTCTGGACCTCCTCCCCACCATTGCAAGGCTGTCAGGGGCAAAACTACCCAGAGTGCAACTGGACGGATTTGACATGAGTGACATCCTATTCCGCCATGGACCG agTAAGAGAGAGGCCATGTTTTACTACCCCACAGATCCAAGTGAGAAGTACGGCCTGTTTGCCGTGCGCGTCGGGAGGTACAAGGCCCACTACTACACACAAG GCTCCATTCTCAGTGACACCACCCCAGATCAGGACTGCCACGAGACCGCCCACCTCGAGCGCCACGACCCCCCACTGCTCTTTGACCTGGAAGCTGACCCCTCCGAGAACTACAACTTGGCCACGCCCGATCACCCGGAGTACAAGGCCGTGctgcagctgatccaggatGTGAAGAC